A stretch of DNA from Bacillus alveayuensis:
GGCGGGACTTCGTTTTCTTTCCTCTATGATAGAGCTTATTGCGGCTATTCTTATACTATTGACGAACAACGTGAAAAAGGCGGTCGCAATAAATTCAATTTTAGCGATGATCGGACCGTTTATTTTTATCATTACGATGACAATTGGTGTTTTTCAACTAGCTGATCAATTATCCTATTCAAAACTAGTTTTGATCTTTATTGGAGTGTGTTTTATTTTATTTGGCATTTTCAAATAAAGAATGGTCATATTGTGTCCAAGCTAGCATACATTGGAAGTAACAATTCATGTCAAGAGGGGGGGAGAATGTTGGACGAAATATTCTTTTTTTTACCTGACGTTGTGAAAGAGGAAATTCAATGTCTTCCTTCCTTTTTTTTAGAAGAATTAGAGGAAATCCGTATACGGGTTTTAAAACCGGTTGAATTGATCGCAAAAGGAAGTCCTAAATTTCTTTCTTATCGAACGACATATGAAGATTGCTTAACGATCTTAAATAAAATGAGCCAATATTCTATTTATACATTGGAGGAAGAGTTAAAGCGCGGCTATATAACGATATCCGGAGGACATCGTATTGGTCTTGCCGGCAAAGTGATTACAGAAAGCGGGAAAGTGAAAATCATCCGCAATGTGACTTCATTTAATATTCGAATTGCCAGAGAAAAAATAGGAAGCGCCAACCCCTATCTACCATTTGTATATCAAAATCGCTGGTTAAATACATTAATTTTTGGGCCTCCACAAACAGGGAAAACAACTTTATTGCGAGATTTTGCACGATTAATTAGTACTGGTACGAAAAACATTCCCGCACAAAAAGTGGGAATTGTTGATGAAAGATCTGAAATTGCTGGAAGTGTGAAGGGTATCCCGCAACATCATTTTGGAATACGTGTTGATGTTTTGGATGGATGTCCAAAAGCGGAAGGAATGATGATGATGATTCGTTCCATGAGCCCGAATGTCATTGTTGCTGATGAAATCGGAAGACGAGAAGATGTTGATGCATTAATGGAAGCCATCCATTCTGGTGTACAAATATTTGTGACGGCCCATGGAGAATGCCTTGAAGATCTATTATTACGGCCAACTCTAAGCGATTTATTCAAAGAACAAATTTTTGATCGTTACATACAACTTTCATGTCAAAATGGACCTGGTACCATTTTGAAAATATTTGATCAAAACAGACAAGATCTTTATTTAAAAGCGAGTGTGAAACCATCATGATCAAACTTATGGGTGCAACATGCATATTGCTCGCAACAACTTGGATAGGATTTGAGGCGTCAAAACATTTAAGTGAACGAACGAAACAGCTGCGACAATTGAAAGTAGCACTCTCTGCCTTAGAAGCAGAAATAATGTATGGACATACTCCATTAAAAGATGCTTCAGAACATATTTCGAATCAAATATCCAAACCATTATCGTGGTTGTTTAAATATTTTTCACAAAAACTAGCAGAAGGGAAAATGAGTGTGAAAGAAGCTTGGGAAGCCAGCTTACAAGATGTATGGAGGCTAACGGCATTAAAGCAGGGTGAATTAGAAATTTTAAAGCAATTTGGGGAAACGCTTGGTCAGCACGATCTTATTTCTCAGCAAAAACATATTCGATTAGCTCTACTACATTTAGAACGTGAAGAACAAGAGGCGTTTGACGTACAGCGTCGGTATGAAAAAATGGTGAAAAGTTTAGGGTTTTTATCAGGATTGCTCATTGTGATTTTATTGATGTAGCTATAGAAGCTAGGGGGATCCAAATATGGGTGTTGATGTCAATACAATTTTTCAAATTGCAGGAATAGGTATTATCGTTGCATTTCTTCATACCATATTAGACCAAATGGGGAAAAAAGAATACGCTCAATGGGTCACACTCCTTGGATTTATATATATCTTATTTATGGTAGCTACGATTGTTGATGATTTATTCCAAAAAATAAAATCCGTTTTTCTTTTCCAGGGATGAAGGAGGTGGCAATACAATCGATATAATTATTCAAATTGTCTCACTAGGTATGATTGCCACCTTTCTTGCCTTAATCGTAGATGAGCAAAAGCCGACATTTGCCGTCTTGCTCGTAGTATTTGTAGGCTGTGTCATTTTTCTTTTATTAATGGACCGCATTACAGGCATAATTCGGATGATTGAAACAGTTGCTCAAAATGCTAGTGTGAATCTTATGTATGTAGAGACCATTTTGAAAATTATTGGTATAGCTTATATTGCAGAATTCGGTGCTCAAATAGCTAAAGATGCAGGACAAGGAGCGATTGCCTCTAAAATTGAACTTAGCGGAAAAATTTTAATCTTAACATTAGCAATCCCAATCATATCTGTTATTATACAAACCATTATTGCCCTTATACCAAAAGCGTAAAGAATGAAGGGGGAGGAGAGTGAAAAAGTCATTCCTATTAACAGTATTGATTTCGTTGATTGTCCTTTTTTTTATTCCAATTTTTGTACAAGCCTCAATTCAGCAGACAAATGGCTCAATGGAGCAAAAAGAAAAGTTGGAACAACAATACATTCAAGATCAAATTGAAAATTTAGGTTTAGAAGAAATGACAAAATTTTGGGATCAAATTTTGACAGAGTATGGTGGTTTTCTGCCAGAAAGCCAAAAAGGCTCACTCTACCAATTTATTAAAGGAGAAAAAGAATTTTCACTAACCGAGTGGTTTCAAAGTTTAGTTAAGTTTTTGTTTTACGAGATTTTAACGAATGGGAAACTTTTAGGAACACTCATACTTTTAACAGTTTTTAGCACGCTTCTTGAACATTTGCAAAATGCTTTTGAACAAAAAACAGTTAGCAAGGTCGCCTATATGATTGTGTATATGGTATTAATCATTATTGCCCTAAATAGTTTTCATATAGCCATATCTTATACGAAAGAAGCTATACAAGGAATGACCAATTTGATGCTCTCATTGATTCCTCTTTTACTAGCAATGATGGCTTCTTCCGGTGGCCTCGTTTCTGCTGCATTTTTTCATCCAGTGATTATCTTCTTAATGAACACAAGTGGATTATTAATTGAAAAAATTGTTCTTCCATTGCTATTTCTTTCAGCCCTACTCTATCTTGTCAGCACACTTTCAGAACATTATAAAGTTACCCAGCTTGCTCAATTGTTAAAAAATATAAGTATTGGTTTATTAGGCAGCTTTTTAACAGTATTCTTAGGAGTTTTATCGGTTCAAGGGGCGTCTGCGGCTGTAACAGATGGCCTAACTTTACGAACAGCTAAATTTGTCACTGGCAATTTCGTTCCAGTTTTAGGGAAAATGTTTACGGATGCTGCCGACACTGTGATTAGTGCTTCGTTACTATTAAAAAATACGGTTGGGTTAATTGGAGTAGCTCTTGTATTGATGATTTCTTTATTTCCAGCCATTAAAGTTTTGGCATTAGCCTTTATTTACAAGCTTTCCGCCGCTATTTTACAACCGCTAGGCGGAGGGCTAGTAATCGAATGTTTGGACATTATTAGTAAATGTGTCGTTTATATTTTTGCAGCACTCGCCATCGTATCATTAATGTTCTTTTTAAGCCTCACCGTTATCATAGCGGCTGGCAATGTCACGATGATGGTCAGGTAGGTGATTAAAAGGTGTCGTTTTTAACGGATTGGATTACAAATATTATCTTATTTATTTTACTAGCACTTATCGTAGATATGTTGTTACCTAATTCGTCAATGCAAAAATATGCAAAGCTCGTGATTAGCCTCCTCCTAGTTGTTGTGATCATTACACCTATATTTAAAATATTTTCAATTGACACCCATGAGCTATTTGCCGAAATGAACAATCCTTTATTCGTTCACGATGAACAAATAAAAAATGAAATGGAATTAAAGAAAAATGATATACAAGCTAAAGAACGTGCATATATTTTAGAACAAATGGCTGTCCAAATGAAATTATTTGCGGAAGAGGAGCTGATGGAGAGGTATGGAATAAAAATTGAAAATATCCTTCTTTCCACGAACCCCAATCAACAACAAATTTATTCGGAAAAAGATATCGATGAGGTAATCGTTACGCTTGCTGAATCAAATTCAGACACAGCTATTGAAACGATTCAACCAATCGAAATTAAACCTTTTGCCACAGAACGAGACGAAAATCAACACATGGCACTCGAATCAGAAATTATAGAACAACTAGCTCTAACATGGGGAATACCAACGCATAAAATCACCGTTCGAATGGAAGGAGGGGAGGATCGATAATGGGAGATAAAAAAAGTTTATTTGCACGAATCATGGATTTACTTCCAGGTGGTCATAAAAAGCCTTCGACTTATCAATATGTACTGATTGTCATGTTTATTGGGATTGCCTTTATGTTAATAAGTAACCTTTTTTCTAGCAGTCAAAAGGAAACGTATGAAGGAATGAACAACCTCCATGAAAATGAAGCCAAGAAAGCTTTTAAACAATTAGATGAAAAAAATTCTGCCATCGAGACGATTGAGAAAGAATATGAAAAACAATTAAAAGAAGCTCTAGAAAGCATTGTTGGTGTTGATGACGTTACGGTCGTTGTTAATGTAGACTCAACGTCTGAAAAGGTACTTGAAAAAAATAGGACGATGCAAAGCCAAACAACGGAGGAAAAAGACTTAAAAGGTGGCACTCGTGAAGTACATGATCAATCTGTAGATGAACAAATTGTTTTGATCAGGCAAGGAGATCAAGAGTCCCCGATTGTCATTAAGACCGAGAAGCCTGAAATCCGGGGAGTCTTAGTTGTAGCTAAAGGTGCTGAAAATATTCAAATCAAAAAAATGATCGTAGAAGCGGTTACGAGGGTATTGGATGTGAAAAGCCACCGTGTAGCCGTATTACCTAAAAAAACAAAGGAGGAATAATAATTGTTAAAAAAACAAACCGTTTGGCTGTTAACGATGCTCAGTTTAGTCGTTGTCTTGAGTGTATATTATATTACGTCTCCAGAAGGAGAAATGAATTCAAACGTCGCGCTCAGTACAAAGGAAAACGGAAATACTTCAATGGATGAAAAAGGTAAAGAGCAAGAAAATGATCAAGGGAAAGAAGAAAACAGTGGACAAAAAGAAAAAAATGGAGACCTTACACAAGAAAATGTAAATGATGAAAATGATGAAGCGATTATTTCAAGTATTTCAAATGACGATTTATTTACAGCAATACGCATGGAGATTGAGGATGAACGAAGTATGCGTAAGCAGCAGCTGGAATCGATCATCGGCTCTAACGAAGTATCAGCCGAGGAGAAAAGCAAAGCATATGAAGAGATGAGGGAATTATCAGAAATAACAGCGAAAGAAAAAGTTTTAGAAACGTTAATTAAATCAAAAGGATACGGTGATGCATTAGTTCAAGCAGATGGAGATCGAGTTCGTATTACAGTAAAAGCAAAAGAACATTCTAAACAAAAAGCGAATGAAATTATCCATCTTGTAAAAAAAGAAATTAGCGGAATGCAAGATGTAGCGGTTACCTTCCATCCAGCTGATTAAATCCCCAATTGAATGGGGATTTTTTATTGCAGCACGTTGATGATGAAAAGAGACGATAAATAAAAATGAGAAAAATCTGTTGGAAGCGTTTTAAAATAAATCGAATTATTTTATAATTTATATTAGTTTGTATATTTATCCACTCCTCATCAAGATCATTTAGCATTGAGCTGACCGAACGATGTTGAATTTTTGCTGTATCTTGTCGTATGATACTATGTAGTACATACTTTTAGTACTAGATGACAATTCAAAAACCATTAGTTCAAAACGCAAGGGGTGCTTTTAATGTTGAAAATACAGGAAATTCGTGAAATTATTAAACTAATTGATCAGTCATCGATCGATGAATTTTTGTATGAAAATGACGGGGTCAAAGTTAAATTAAGAAAACGCGGGCAAGAAGGAGAAACGATTGTACAAAAAGTTGTTCAAGAAAAAGAAGTTCAACCCGTTCAAAAAGTAATAACAGAGACTCCACAACAAGCTGCAGCACCAAGTGAAAAACAAGAGGCTGTGAAAGAAGAACCGAAAAATGTTGATACTGAAAACTTACATAAAATCACGTCACCGATGGTCGGAACGTTTTATGCTGCCCCAAATCCAGATGCAGATCCATATGTAAAAGTTGGATCTAAAGTGGAAGAAAATACGGTCGTCTGTATCGTAGAGGCTATGAAATTGTTTAACGAAATCGAGGCTGATGTAAAAGGTGAAATTGTAGAAGTACTGGTGGAAAATGGACAACTAGTTGAATATGGACAACCATTATTTCTTGTAAAGCCTGAATAAGGAGCGAGTTTATGATTAAGAAGTTATTAATTGCTAATAGAGGAGAAATTGCTGTAAGAATCATTCGTGCATGTAAAGAATTAGGAATTGAAACGGTTGCAGTTTATTCTGAAGCTGATAAAGATGCTTTACATGTTCAACTTGCAGATGAAGCTTACTGTATTGGACCTACAGCATCGAAAGATAGTTATTTAAATTTTACCAATATTATTAGTGTCGCCAAACTTACGAATACAGATGCGATTCACCCGGGCTATGGATTTTTGGCGGAAAATGCTGATTTTGCAGAGCTATGTAAAGAATGCAACATCACCTTTGTTGGTCCAAGTCCAGAGGCGATTTCAAAAATGGGGACAAAGGATATTGCAAGAGAAACGATGCGTAAGGCCGGTGTTCCAATTGTCCCTGGCTCACAAGGAATTATTGAAAATATAGAAGAAGCAATGGAAATTGCTGAAAAAATTGGATTTCCTGTTATTATTAAAGCGACAGCTGGTGGAGGCGGAAAAGGAATTCGTGTAGCTCGTGATGAACAGGAGCTGAAAAAAGGAATTCAAATTACACAACAAGAGGCAGCAACAGCATTTGGAAATCCAGGAGTTTATCTTGAAAAATATATTGAAGATTTCCGTCATGTCGAAATTCAAGTGTTGGCAGACAATCATGGAAATGTTATTCATTTAGGCGAACGTGATTGTACGATTCAACGCCGTTTACAAAAGCTCTTAGAGGAAACTCCTTCACCTGCATTAACGGAAGAAATTCGAAAGAAGATGGGAGAGGCTGCCGTGAAAGCGGCAAAAGCCGTTAACTATTCAGGGGCTGGAACAGTAGAATTTATTTTCGATTATCATAGTGGTGAGTTTTATTTCATGGAAATGAATACACGGATTCAAGTCGAGCACCCTGTAACAGAAATGGTGACGGGAATTGATTTAATTAAAGAGCAAATTAAAGTAGCATCCAATGAAGTGCTGTCATATAAGCAAGAAGATGTTACATTTAATGGTTGGGCAATTGAATGCCGTATAAATGCGGAAAATCCAGAGAAGAATTTTATGCCGTCACCTGGGAAAATTAATATGTACTTACCTCCAGGTGGTTTTGGGGTACGTGTTGATTCGGCTGTCTATTCAGGATACACCATTCCACCATTTTATGATTCCATGATTGCAAAGCTGATCACATATGGTGCGACAAGAGAAGAAGCCATTGCCCGCATGAAGCGTGCTTTAAATGAATTTGTCATTGATGGTGTTTACACGACGATTCCATTCCATCTTAAGCTTTTAGAACATGAGAAATTTGTTAGTGGTGAGTTTAATACGAAATTTTTAGAGCTCCATAAAGTGATGGAGTAGCAAGGTAGGAGGTGATTTTTTTGAGTGAAAAACATATTTTGGAAATGAATCAAGAAGACTCAAGCTTAGGAAAGGTTGAAATTGCCCCAGAAGTCATTGAAGTTATTGCCGGAATTGCTGCTTCTGAAATTGAAGGGGTTGCGCAAATGCGAGGCAATTTTGCAACAGGAGTTGTCGAGCGTTTCGGAAAGAAAAACCACGGCAAGGGCGTAAAAGTTGATTTAAATGATGATGGTATTGTCATTGATGTATATTGTGTCATGGAATTTGGTGTATCCATTCCAACTGTTGCTCAAAAAGTGCAAGATAACATTCGTCAAGCTTTATTAAATA
This window harbors:
- a CDS encoding sugar phosphate permease (product_source=COG2271; cog=COG2271; pfam=PF10942; superfamily=161070; transmembrane_helix_parts=Outside_1_9,TMhelix_10_32,Inside_33_38,TMhelix_39_61,Outside_62_70,TMhelix_71_88,Inside_89_89), which codes for MNKLDPAVFSMAGLRFLSSMIELIAAILILLTNNVKKAVAINSILAMIGPFIFIITMTIGVFQLADQLSYSKLVLIFIGVCFILFGIFK
- a CDS encoding stage III sporulation protein AA (product_source=KO:K06390; cath_funfam=3.40.50.300; cog=COG3854; ko=KO:K06390; smart=SM00382; superfamily=52540; tigrfam=TIGR02858), whose amino-acid sequence is MDEIFFFLPDVVKEEIQCLPSFFLEELEEIRIRVLKPVELIAKGSPKFLSYRTTYEDCLTILNKMSQYSIYTLEEELKRGYITISGGHRIGLAGKVITESGKVKIIRNVTSFNIRIAREKIGSANPYLPFVYQNRWLNTLIFGPPQTGKTTLLRDFARLISTGTKNIPAQKVGIVDERSEIAGSVKGIPQHHFGIRVDVLDGCPKAEGMMMMIRSMSPNVIVADEIGRREDVDALMEAIHSGVQIFVTAHGECLEDLLLRPTLSDLFKEQIFDRYIQLSCQNGPGTILKIFDQNRQDLYLKASVKPS
- a CDS encoding stage III sporulation protein AB (product_source=KO:K06391; ko=KO:K06391; pfam=PF09548; superfamily=140121; tigrfam=TIGR02833) gives rise to the protein MIKLMGATCILLATTWIGFEASKHLSERTKQLRQLKVALSALEAEIMYGHTPLKDASEHISNQISKPLSWLFKYFSQKLAEGKMSVKEAWEASLQDVWRLTALKQGELEILKQFGETLGQHDLISQQKHIRLALLHLEREEQEAFDVQRRYEKMVKSLGFLSGLLIVILLM
- a CDS encoding stage III sporulation protein AC (product_source=KO:K06392; ko=KO:K06392; pfam=PF06686; tigrfam=TIGR02848; transmembrane_helix_parts=Inside_1_6,TMhelix_7_24,Outside_25_33,TMhelix_34_53,Inside_54_68): MGVDVNTIFQIAGIGIIVAFLHTILDQMGKKEYAQWVTLLGFIYILFMVATIVDDLFQKIKSVFLFQG
- a CDS encoding stage III sporulation protein AD (product_source=KO:K06393; ko=KO:K06393; pfam=PF06686; tigrfam=TIGR02849; transmembrane_helix_parts=Outside_1_14,TMhelix_15_34,Inside_35_53,TMhelix_54_76,Outside_77_95,TMhelix_96_118,Inside_119_120), which encodes MIATFLALIVDEQKPTFAVLLVVFVGCVIFLLLMDRITGIIRMIETVAQNASVNLMYVETILKIIGIAYIAEFGAQIAKDAGQGAIASKIELSGKILILTLAIPIISVIIQTIIALIPKA
- a CDS encoding stage III sporulation protein AE (product_source=KO:K06394; ko=KO:K06394; pfam=PF09546; tigrfam=TIGR02829; transmembrane_helix_parts=Outside_1_4,TMhelix_5_27,Inside_28_107,TMhelix_108_127,Outside_128_141,TMhelix_142_164,Inside_165_175,TMhelix_176_198,Outside_199_212,TMhelix_213_235,Inside_236_246,TMhelix_247_269,Outside_270_306,TMhelix_307_329,Inside_330_337,TMhelix_338_360,Outside_361_369,TMhelix_370_392,Inside_393_402), yielding MKKSFLLTVLISLIVLFFIPIFVQASIQQTNGSMEQKEKLEQQYIQDQIENLGLEEMTKFWDQILTEYGGFLPESQKGSLYQFIKGEKEFSLTEWFQSLVKFLFYEILTNGKLLGTLILLTVFSTLLEHLQNAFEQKTVSKVAYMIVYMVLIIIALNSFHIAISYTKEAIQGMTNLMLSLIPLLLAMMASSGGLVSAAFFHPVIIFLMNTSGLLIEKIVLPLLFLSALLYLVSTLSEHYKVTQLAQLLKNISIGLLGSFLTVFLGVLSVQGASAAVTDGLTLRTAKFVTGNFVPVLGKMFTDAADTVISASLLLKNTVGLIGVALVLMISLFPAIKVLALAFIYKLSAAILQPLGGGLVIECLDIISKCVVYIFAALAIVSLMFFLSLTVIIAAGNVTMMVR
- a CDS encoding stage III sporulation protein AF (product_source=KO:K06395; ko=KO:K06395; pfam=PF09581; tigrfam=TIGR02896; transmembrane_helix_parts=Inside_1_6,TMhelix_7_26,Outside_27_35,TMhelix_36_55,Inside_56_207) — translated: MSFLTDWITNIILFILLALIVDMLLPNSSMQKYAKLVISLLLVVVIITPIFKIFSIDTHELFAEMNNPLFVHDEQIKNEMELKKNDIQAKERAYILEQMAVQMKLFAEEELMERYGIKIENILLSTNPNQQQIYSEKDIDEVIVTLAESNSDTAIETIQPIEIKPFATERDENQHMALESEIIEQLALTWGIPTHKITVRMEGGEDR
- a CDS encoding stage III sporulation protein AG (product_source=KO:K06396; cath_funfam=2.40.270.10; cog=COG1668; ko=KO:K06396; tigrfam=TIGR02830; transmembrane_helix_parts=Outside_1_23,TMhelix_24_46,Inside_47_213) — its product is MGDKKSLFARIMDLLPGGHKKPSTYQYVLIVMFIGIAFMLISNLFSSSQKETYEGMNNLHENEAKKAFKQLDEKNSAIETIEKEYEKQLKEALESIVGVDDVTVVVNVDSTSEKVLEKNRTMQSQTTEEKDLKGGTREVHDQSVDEQIVLIRQGDQESPIVIKTEKPEIRGVLVVAKGAENIQIKKMIVEAVTRVLDVKSHRVAVLPKKTKEE
- a CDS encoding stage III sporulation protein AH (product_source=KO:K06397; cath_funfam=3.30.70.1430; cog=COG0341; ko=KO:K06397; pfam=PF12685; transmembrane_helix_parts=Inside_1_6,TMhelix_7_26,Outside_27_208), producing MLKKQTVWLLTMLSLVVVLSVYYITSPEGEMNSNVALSTKENGNTSMDEKGKEQENDQGKEENSGQKEKNGDLTQENVNDENDEAIISSISNDDLFTAIRMEIEDERSMRKQQLESIIGSNEVSAEEKSKAYEEMRELSEITAKEKVLETLIKSKGYGDALVQADGDRVRITVKAKEHSKQKANEIIHLVKKEISGMQDVAVTFHPAD
- a CDS encoding acetyl-CoA carboxylase biotin carboxyl carrier protein (product_source=KO:K02160; cath_funfam=2.40.50.100; cog=COG0511; ko=KO:K02160; pfam=PF00364; superfamily=51230,55200; tigrfam=TIGR00531), yielding MLKIQEIREIIKLIDQSSIDEFLYENDGVKVKLRKRGQEGETIVQKVVQEKEVQPVQKVITETPQQAAAPSEKQEAVKEEPKNVDTENLHKITSPMVGTFYAAPNPDADPYVKVGSKVEENTVVCIVEAMKLFNEIEADVKGEIVEVLVENGQLVEYGQPLFLVKPE
- a CDS encoding acetyl-CoA carboxylase biotin carboxylase subunit (product_source=KO:K01961; cath_funfam=3.30.470.20; cog=COG4770; ko=KO:K01961; pfam=PF00289,PF02785,PF02786; smart=SM00878; superfamily=56059; tigrfam=TIGR00514), which encodes MIKKLLIANRGEIAVRIIRACKELGIETVAVYSEADKDALHVQLADEAYCIGPTASKDSYLNFTNIISVAKLTNTDAIHPGYGFLAENADFAELCKECNITFVGPSPEAISKMGTKDIARETMRKAGVPIVPGSQGIIENIEEAMEIAEKIGFPVIIKATAGGGGKGIRVARDEQELKKGIQITQQEAATAFGNPGVYLEKYIEDFRHVEIQVLADNHGNVIHLGERDCTIQRRLQKLLEETPSPALTEEIRKKMGEAAVKAAKAVNYSGAGTVEFIFDYHSGEFYFMEMNTRIQVEHPVTEMVTGIDLIKEQIKVASNEVLSYKQEDVTFNGWAIECRINAENPEKNFMPSPGKINMYLPPGGFGVRVDSAVYSGYTIPPFYDSMIAKLITYGATREEAIARMKRALNEFVIDGVYTTIPFHLKLLEHEKFVSGEFNTKFLELHKVME
- a CDS encoding putative alkaline shock family protein YloU (product_source=COG1302; cath_funfam=3.30.360.40; cog=COG1302; pfam=PF03780; superfamily=50249) encodes the protein MSEKHILEMNQEDSSLGKVEIAPEVIEVIAGIAASEIEGVAQMRGNFATGVVERFGKKNHGKGVKVDLNDDGIVIDVYCVMEFGVSIPTVAQKVQDNIRQALLNMTALEINEINIHVVGVQFEQKQPETEIEETM